CAAATCGGAATTTCTGAGAATGCTAAGAAGGCCTTTCGTGAAGAAATTCTCATTCGAATCTCCGCTTACGCACGGAAAGGAAAACGATTCGATTATCAGTCCCATGAACGGTTACGTGAAGCTATTCAGAAAAAGCTGTTCGCTGATTTGAAAGATGTGGTTAAAATAACAACCTCGTCCAAAACACCGGATGAAACCCAGCTTAAGCGCATGAACGAGGTTACTCGCCGGTTAGTTGAAGAGTATGGTTACAATCTAACATCAGCTAACGAATTATTAAAGTATGTCGGAAGCTTATTGAACCGGTAAACATTAATAGCGGAGCGGACGTCACTTTGCAGGCTTCACCAAAGTGAGTCCCGTCCGCTGGTTCCTTGTTTTTTTAATAGAACCGGTGGTAAAGTATAGAGAAGGAACATATGTGGAGGGTTTTGCCAATGACACGGAAAAAAAGCAAGAGTGAAGCTGTTGAATGGTTTAAAGCATTAGGACTTGCTGTTATTATTGCCATTGTAATTAAATCGTTTTTCTTTACAAATTATATTGTAGAAGGCAAATCAATGATGCCAACATTAAAGGATGGTAATCGTTTAATTGTCAATAAAATTGACTATGACATTAGTCAGCCGGATCGATTTGATGTGGTGATTTTCCATCATAATGATAAAGAGGACTATGTCAAACGAGTAATCGGACTGCCTGGAGATACAATTCGTTATGAGAATGATGTGCTCTATGTCAATGGCAAAGCCGTTAAAGAACCCTATTTAAAACCTTACAAAGAGCAAATAAAGAGCGGTCATTTGACGGAGGACTTCAATTTGAAAGACTATACCGATCACAAGAAAGTACCTAAGGGAAAATTATTTGTGCTGGGTGATAACCGGCGTGTGAGTTCGGATAGTCGTGTATTTGGTTTTGTTGATATGGATCAAGTCGTTGGTAAAGTTAATTTAAGATACTGGCCCATCCGTCAATTCGAATTTATGCATTAATATCAAGGACATGCTTCCGGTATAACCGGGAGTTTTTTTTAGCCAAAAAATTTTGGTACCTAGAGCAAACCACGTCTTTAATTGCATAAGATAAAATAATCTCCTTTTACAAGTCATACTGAATGTTACAGTGTTTGGACAGTCACCAATTAAGGAGGGTAGCCATCTTGGGTAATTATTTGATATCAGAAGAAAACTGGGATCTACACCGGAAAGGTTTTGATGATCAACAAAGGCACGCTGATAAAGTCAAGGAAGCTGTCAAACAGAATCTCCCTGATTTAATTAGTGAAGAAAATATCGTGTATTCGAATGGAAAAAATCTGACGAGATTGCCTATACGATCATTAGACGAATATAAAATCCGTTATAACCATGAGAAAACGAAGCAAGTCGGTCAAGGCGACGGTGAAAGTGAGGTCGGCGATGTTCTCGGACGCATTCCGCAAAACCAGAAATCATCAGGAAAAGATAAAGCTGGCCAGGCAGGTGAAAAGCCAGGGGTTGATTATTATGAAGCTGACGTATCGATGATGGAAATCGAGGATATGTTTTTTAAAGAACTGGCATTACCGAATTTAAAAAAGAAACAACAGGATCAAGTTGTTGTCCAAGATATCGAATTTAGCGACATTCGTCGTAAAGGATTGATGGGCAATATTGATAAACGGCGAACAATTTTGTCAGCGGTCAAACGTAATGCCATGAAAGGTCAGGCAACAATTCAACCCATTACGGACGACGATCTGCGATTTAAAACTTGGGAAGAACATCAAGCCCCGGAGAGTAAAGCGGTCGTTATGGCTCTCATGGATACCAGTGGTTCAATGGGGATATGGGAGAAGTATATTGCCCGGAGTTTTTTCTTTTGGATGACGCGGTTCCTCCGTACAAAATATGAAACGGTCGAGATTGCCTTTATTGCTCATCATACAGAAGCTAAAGTGGTGGCAGAAGAGGAATTTTTCGCGAAAGGTGAAAGTGGTGGAACAATTTGTTCATCAGCTTATCGAAAGGCATTGGAGCTGATTGAAGATCGTTATTCACCAGCTGTTTATAATATCTATCCATTTCATTTTTCCGATGGTGACAATTTAACGTCAGACAATTCCAAGTGCGTTCAACTTGTACGAGAGTTGATGGATGTGGCTGAATTTTTCGGTTACGGTGAAATCAACCCTTATAATAGGAAGTCAGCACTCATGCAAGCTTTTCAAAACATCCAAGACGAGACTTTTCAACATTATGTTTTAAAACAAAAAAGTGATGTCTATCATGCGATGAAATACTTTTTCGCTAAGCAACCATCGGTTCATCAATAGCCCGCATAAAGGCGGGCTTTTTTTGATGATGTCAATTCCAAATTTTTCTATAATCATCTTCATATAAAAATGAATTCTCGGTGGGTAGTCTAAACCTAGGAGGAATTAAAATATGATGTGGTTGTCGCGAATATTTCTGGTATTTATGCTGCTGTGCCTAATGATGCCCAATGCTGCGGTAGCGGCAGAGTCGTCCAAAGTTAAAGTCCATTTTATTGATGTCGGACAGGCTGACAGTATTCTTATACAGTCTGAGCATAAGAACTTGTTAATCGACACAGGCGATGAAAATTCCGGAGAACAGATCGTAAATTATTTACAAGCCAACGATGTTGATGTGCTTGACGCTTTAATGATCACACATCCTCATCATGACCACATTGGCGGTGTCACTGATGTTCTTGAGCAAATCAAAGTTCAGTCGTTTTACATGCCCCCTTTAAAAAATAAGACGAAAACCTTTAATCGTCTGAAACAAGTGATTGATGAAAAGAAAATTATGGTCTTCCAAGCTAAAGCGGGCGACAAAATTAACATTGAAAAAGGCGTCACCATGAAAATCATTGCTCCTCTAAAGGGCAAGTATGACAAGATGAACGATTATAGTTATGTGATGAAACTCATTCATGGCAAAAATGAATTTCTGTTTATGGCGGATGCCGGGGAACAGAGTGAGACCCAATTACTCACAAAAAATGTCGACATTCGGGCTGATGTGATCAAAATCGGACATCATGGCGCCAACACGGGCACCACACTGCCCTTTCTTAAGGCGGTTAATCCTGATTATGCAGTGATTTCGGTTGGGAGGAATAACCGTTACGGTTTTCCTTCAAAAGCGGTTATCAAACGGCTTAAGTATTTAAAGATTCCGACCTACCGTACTGATTTAATGGGAACGATTGTCGCTGTGAGTGATGGTCAAAGTATTGAGATCGATAATGAAGGAATTCATGATCAAGATGATGACAGATAGCATTCATTGCGCAAAATAATTTGCTGGTAGTCACAATTTTTTTCATAAAAAAATCGCGCTTAAGATAAATGAAAACCAGAGTAATCGAACACAATATAGGTGAAAGGGGGCACTCATCATGGGACAAAAATTAGGTAGTGTCATGACAAAAGATGTCATTTCTGTCGAACCTGGGCAATCTGTTCAGCAGGCTGCACAGTTGATGAGTCAATATAATATTGGAGCGTTACCAGTTGTTGAGAACGGTCAAGTTAAAGGTATGATTACTGACCGTGATATTACTTTGCGTTCGACAGCACAGGAAAATAATGAGCAATCAAAGGTTTCCGAATGTATGTCGACAAACAACGTAAGAATGGGTGACGCCAACATGGATGTTAATGAGGCTTCAACCATGATGGCCGAGCATAAGCTCCGCCGTTTACCGGTTACGGAAAACAACGAACTTGTCGGCATGGTAGCTCTTGGGGACTTAACGCAAGATAACGAACCAAATGATGCCGGTCAAGCTTTATCAAGTATTTCTAAGCCATCTGAGCCTCAATAACATGGCCCTCAACAAAAAGGGAACCCGCTATGGGTTCTCTTTTTTATATCGGCGGCTATTCCATGATTTTTGAGTTTATTTTATAATGGAAATATCATTAAACCGCTCAAGGGGGATTCACATCAATGGACTGGAAATCAACTTATCAAAGATGGTTGGCTGCTGAGGATTTAGATCCAACATTAAAGGCCCAACTTGACCAAATGGCTAATGATCCATCGCAATTGGAAGACTGCTTTTATAAAAATTTAACTTTCGGAACCGGTGGTATGCGCGGTGAACTAGGCCCGGGAACAAACCGGTTAAATATATATACGGTTCGCAAAGCTTCCGAGGGATTGGCCCAGTACATATTAAGCAAAGGTGAATCGGCAGTTAAAGATGGAGTTGTGATCGCCTGTGACTCCCGCTACCATTCACAGGAATTTGCTTATGAAGCAGCAGCAACGATCAGTCAACATGGGATTAAAACGCATGTATTTGAATCACTACGCCCGACACCGGAGTTGTCCTTCGCCGTTCGTTACCTAAACGCATTTTCCGGCATTGTAATTACCGCAAGCCATAACCCACCTCAATATAATGGTTATAAGGTCTATAATCAGGAAGGTGGGCAATTACCTCCAGACGAAGCCAATGAGGTTATTGAGTATGTTAATGGTGTTAAAGATGAGTTAGCTGTAACTGCAGGTGACATCGAGAATCTCAAAGTAAAAGGCCTGTTAACGGTAATTGGAGACACCATTGACCGGGCCTATCAAGAGCAATTAGAAACGATTTCGATGAATCCTGATATCATTAAAGAAATGGCCGATGATTTAAAGATTGTTTTTACACCGCTTCACGGGACTGCTTATCACCCAGTAACCCGGGGATTAGCTCACTGGGGCTTTAATAATGTCACTGTTGTCAAGGAACAAGCGGATCCCGATCCTGAGTTTTCAACCGTTGATTTGCCTAATCCCGAAGAGCATCAAGCGTTTAAATATGCGATAACTGAAGGTCAAACTATTAATGCTGATGTGTTGTTAGCAACCGACCCAGATGCTGACAGAGTGGGGGTTGCCGTAAAAAATAACCAAAGCGAGTACACGGTATTAACTGGCAATCAAACAGGTGCCGTTTTGTTACACTATGTTTTAACGCAAAAGCAATCTAAAGGCGCATTGCCTGATAATGGGATTGTTCTTAAGACGATTGTAACGTCGGAAATCGGACGTGATATTGCCGCTAGTTTTAATATCCCGACTGTTGACACTTTAACCGGGTTTAAATTTATCGGTGAAAAAATTGGTCAATATGAGAAAGACCAGTCCCATCAATTCCTGTTTGGCTATGAAGAAAGCTATGGTTATCTAATCGGTGATTTTGTCCGTGATAAAGATGCAGTGCAAGCTTGCTTGATGGCGGCAGAAGCTGCGGCTTTTTATAAGCAGCAAGGGATGACCTTATATGACGCCTTAATGGAGATTTATGAACAATACGGGTATTACCAAGAAGGTCTTGAATCTTTGACGTTAAAAGGTAAAGAGGGCTCTGAAAGGATTGGTAACATCTTGTCTGAATTTAGAAGCGAGCCGCCAAAAGTAGTGGCGGGTCAAACGGTTGAGGTGATTGAAGATTATCAAAGCTCAAAACGGCAGTTGATTTCGTCAGGAACCGTTGAAACCATCGATTTACCGAAGTCCAATGTGCTTAAATATAAGCTGACGGATGGCTCATGGTTCTGCCTGCGTCCATCAGGGACCGAACCAAAAATTAAATTTTACTTTGGTGTTAAAGGCTCGAACTTACAAATCGCTCAAGATCATCTCCAAGTAGTGAAGGGATCCGTCATGGCAAGTGTGGATGCAATTTTAAAGCGTTAAATTCATAATCAGAGGACCACAATGGCAATCTATAAAGGTAAGCCCATTCAGTAAGGATGTGTGGTATGACGAAACATGACAGAAGGATGGTATTAACTTTACTGGTGATGGTGATTGCCATTGTTTTGGTTCCTGTTCATTTAACGAAAGCCCGTGATGCTAATATAAAAATTGCCTATATTTATCAAAAGAATCTTTGGATTCATCATAACGGACAAACGACACAAGTTACCGAAAATGCCAAAGCTTCTCATCCACTTTGGTCGCATGATGGCCGGTGGCTTGCATTTCAAGACGGTGGCCCTGGTGGTATGATCAAAGTGTATAATTTACGTACGGAAGAACTGAAAACAATTACAAGCCATGGTAGCAATCTAAGGTGGTCACCGACAGCCGATATTTTAGCTTACCAGTCAAATAATATTTTAAAGGTGGCCAAAACTGAACATTTACCTGGGAATGATTTTAAAAATTTAGGGGTTTCGTTAGGGGTGGCGAATTACGCTTGGGAGCCAAACGGAAAGGGTTTTTTGGTATCCTCTCAGTCACGCCTATTACCGACGGGCTGGGATTCGGTTAAATTATTCAAAGTCCCGTTAAATGCCAATATGAATCAAAGTCGCTCCCAGTTGTTTTACTCCCTGCCTAAGCAATCAACTGATTTTTTTGCCGTTGGAACAAGTCAGTTTAAATGGTCCCCGACACGTGATTGGATCGCTTTTATTGCTCACCCAACCGCGTCAGCCTCGGCAGACAGTAACACCTTAGCTGTTTTATCTAAGAATGCTGATACATTTATTCGGCTAGACAAAATGTTACTGAATCCTGATTGGTTTAAGTGGGCACCGGTGGGTGACAAATTGGCGTATATAGATGGTACCGGCCGGTTTGCGGTAAAAAATAAGCAGTTATCTGTTAAGGAAATGCCGGCAGCTAATCAGCATACATTGACACCTAAGGGATTTGTGGATCGCGACTTTACTTGGATAGGTTCGAATGAATTTGTTGTCGCTCGAGCTAAGGAACAGGAGTGGAAGAACGATCCAGACCAACGAGCCTTGCCGACGTTATTTTATATTGACAGTCAGTCAGGGAAACAAAAGCAGTTTGTTCAACCGCAGAAAGGTTGGGGGGACTTTGCTCCAATTTACTTACGTGATGGCGATCAGCTATTGTGGGTACGTTCCAACCGTAAGAAAGCGAAGATTTGGATGGCAAATGAGAATGGAAAGAACGCAAGGCAAGTGGTGAATCATATCGATACAAGCTTGGGGTATTATGAGGCTTATGATTGGCAAAATGTTGTTAGTATATATAGGCGTGGGGACGCCAGGTAACGTAAGGGATTTCGACTTAAGCAAGGAGGGGGCTAAGAACCCTGTTGCATGCTGAACTGACTCACAATGCTGGAAGCCAAAAGAAACCCTCTGAGCGGTATGTTCAGAGGGTTAGTGATATTGTGGATGTGATAAATGTTTGCGATCGAGCGTCCCTTCACCTTTACAATAGGGACATTCTCCCTTAGACCGATTAAAGAACAAAAATTTTTTTGCGACAGTGCCTGTGCCGTTACACTTCTTACATAACGTTTTGATAGCCATAGGTGTCGACTCCAATCCTCCGTTCCTTATGAATAGTGTGAACAAGGCCTCTTTGGTTTATGAGCATGGCTTTCGACAGACGGCTACACCTAGAAAATAACGGACACCTTTCCTCGGGGGTTCGATTGTTACGCCTCGTTGGTGATAGATTTCAACATCATCAAAATCTTTGAACAGGGCTTCAAATTCATCGGGTGTTAATTGAAAATAATGGAATGGCTCGCTTGAAGGCTTGTGTTTCCCTTGACCAAACGGCGTTGATAATACAAGGGTTCCGCCGGGTTTTAACAAATGCCAAACTTGCTTTATGAATTGTTGTTCGTCAGGCACGTGCTCAATCGTTTCAAAACTTAATAGGGTATCAAATGTACCGAGTTTTTGTGGTAAGTCGGGGTCTAAAACATTGGCTATTTGGTAGGAGGCTAAGGGATGGTTATAACGTCCTTTAGCATAATGAATAGCCTCTTCAGATATATCGACACCGATGATTTCTGATACTTCACGCCTTCGAGTTTTGGCAATGAATTGGGTGCCATAGCCGGAGCCGCAAGCGAAATCAAGCACGCGTCCGTGGGCATAGGGATTAGAAAAGTAATAGCGTGCAATGTGTTCAAGGTAAAGGCCGTTTGTCGGCTTCATCTGGTCAGGTATGACGCGTTCACCTGTGTATTCTAACAACATCTTTCACCGCTTATGTGTTAAATTTAAAATAATTTAGATTCATTATATTCATTTTATCTTAATGAATGGTTTGATTCAAATCATTTGCGCTAAGAAGGCAGAGCTACAAATGGAACAGTAAATATGTTAAATTTGACAACAGTGATAATTTATATTTTATGAGAAGATTATAGGAAGACGAAAAGGAGTCGGCCCTATGACAGAATTGAAACAAGCCGCTGACAGGCGGAAAACATTTGCGATCATCTCTCACCCGGATGCAGGCAAAACGACGTTAACGGAAAAATTATTGTTACTTGGCGGAGCGATTAGAACGGCCGGAACGGTCAAGTCAAGGAAATCAAAGAAGTTTGCAACCTCTGATTGGATGGCGCTTGAACAACAACGTGGCATCTCTATTACATCAAGTGTCATGCAGTTTGAATATGATGACTACAAAATAAATATTCTCGATACACCGGGGCACGAAGATTTCAGTGAAGATACGTATCGGACGTTAATGGCCGTCGATAGCGTTGTCATGATTATTGATGCGGCCAAAGGCGTTGAGCCGCAAACAATCAAATTATTTAAGGTGTGTCGTGAGCGTGGGATTCCCATTTTCACCTTTGTGAACAAACTCGATCGGCAAGGAAAAGAACCGATTGAACTATTTGAGGAAATTGAAGAGGTTTTGGGGATTGAATCGACGCCGATTAATTATCCTATTGGCATGGGGCAATCTTTCGCTGGCGTTTATGATCGTCTAAATAAACAAATTGAGTTATACCATGAATCGGATGAACATGATACAGTCAAGGTCTCGGGTTATGATGATTTGACGAGCGCTCTTGATGGTGTGGTTGATCAGGACACGATTGAGCAATGTACTGAAGATTTGATGTTGGTCGAAGAAGCTGGAAATACGTTTGATATGGATGCTGTAATGGCTGGTAAGCAAACACCGGTGTTTTTTGGCAGTGCTATATCAAGTTTTGGCGTACCGACTTTTTTGCGGCATTTCTTGAAGATCGCACCCGCACCATCTGGTCGTGAAACCAATAAAGGGTATCTTGAACCGTCAGATCCGGTATTTTCTGGGTTTGTTTTTAAGGTTCAGGCAAACATGGACCCAGCCCATCGCGACCGTGTTGCTTTCTTGCGGATTTGCTCTGGGAAATTTGAGCGAGGTATGACGACGTGGCTGGATCGAACAGGGAAACAAAATAAGTTGGCACAGCCCCAACAATTTTTTGCCAAAAGCCGTGAAGTCATCGATGATGCTTATCCCGGTGATATTGTCGGATTATATGATCCGGGAATGTATCAAATTGGCGACACAGTATGTGGAACGAAGGAAACCTTCAATTTCGGCAGGTTACCTCAATTTCCACCCGAGCACTTTGCTAAAGTTCGACCGAAAAATGCGTTAAAGCAAAAACATTACCTAAAAGGATTGGAACAAATCGCTCAAGAAGGCGCGATCCAAATATATAAGACCCCTAAATTTGAAGAGTATGTTCTTGGAGCCGTC
This genomic interval from Tuberibacillus sp. Marseille-P3662 contains the following:
- a CDS encoding CBS domain-containing protein, translating into MGQKLGSVMTKDVISVEPGQSVQQAAQLMSQYNIGALPVVENGQVKGMITDRDITLRSTAQENNEQSKVSECMSTNNVRMGDANMDVNEASTMMAEHKLRRLPVTENNELVGMVALGDLTQDNEPNDAGQALSSISKPSEPQ
- a CDS encoding TolB family protein, which gives rise to MTKHDRRMVLTLLVMVIAIVLVPVHLTKARDANIKIAYIYQKNLWIHHNGQTTQVTENAKASHPLWSHDGRWLAFQDGGPGGMIKVYNLRTEELKTITSHGSNLRWSPTADILAYQSNNILKVAKTEHLPGNDFKNLGVSLGVANYAWEPNGKGFLVSSQSRLLPTGWDSVKLFKVPLNANMNQSRSQLFYSLPKQSTDFFAVGTSQFKWSPTRDWIAFIAHPTASASADSNTLAVLSKNADTFIRLDKMLLNPDWFKWAPVGDKLAYIDGTGRFAVKNKQLSVKEMPAANQHTLTPKGFVDRDFTWIGSNEFVVARAKEQEWKNDPDQRALPTLFYIDSQSGKQKQFVQPQKGWGDFAPIYLRDGDQLLWVRSNRKKAKIWMANENGKNARQVVNHIDTSLGYYEAYDWQNVVSIYRRGDAR
- a CDS encoding ComEC/Rec2 family competence protein produces the protein MMWLSRIFLVFMLLCLMMPNAAVAAESSKVKVHFIDVGQADSILIQSEHKNLLIDTGDENSGEQIVNYLQANDVDVLDALMITHPHHDHIGGVTDVLEQIKVQSFYMPPLKNKTKTFNRLKQVIDEKKIMVFQAKAGDKINIEKGVTMKIIAPLKGKYDKMNDYSYVMKLIHGKNEFLFMADAGEQSETQLLTKNVDIRADVIKIGHHGANTGTTLPFLKAVNPDYAVISVGRNNRYGFPSKAVIKRLKYLKIPTYRTDLMGTIVAVSDGQSIEIDNEGIHDQDDDR
- a CDS encoding peptide chain release factor 3, translated to MTELKQAADRRKTFAIISHPDAGKTTLTEKLLLLGGAIRTAGTVKSRKSKKFATSDWMALEQQRGISITSSVMQFEYDDYKINILDTPGHEDFSEDTYRTLMAVDSVVMIIDAAKGVEPQTIKLFKVCRERGIPIFTFVNKLDRQGKEPIELFEEIEEVLGIESTPINYPIGMGQSFAGVYDRLNKQIELYHESDEHDTVKVSGYDDLTSALDGVVDQDTIEQCTEDLMLVEEAGNTFDMDAVMAGKQTPVFFGSAISSFGVPTFLRHFLKIAPAPSGRETNKGYLEPSDPVFSGFVFKVQANMDPAHRDRVAFLRICSGKFERGMTTWLDRTGKQNKLAQPQQFFAKSREVIDDAYPGDIVGLYDPGMYQIGDTVCGTKETFNFGRLPQFPPEHFAKVRPKNALKQKHYLKGLEQIAQEGAIQIYKTPKFEEYVLGAVGKLQFDVFIYRMEAEYGVELVMDQMPHELARWLLDTDVPEQALRSSRSTLVYDHQDRPVIIFENEFSLQWFRQQHPEVKLSDRGI
- a CDS encoding phospho-sugar mutase, whose amino-acid sequence is MDWKSTYQRWLAAEDLDPTLKAQLDQMANDPSQLEDCFYKNLTFGTGGMRGELGPGTNRLNIYTVRKASEGLAQYILSKGESAVKDGVVIACDSRYHSQEFAYEAAATISQHGIKTHVFESLRPTPELSFAVRYLNAFSGIVITASHNPPQYNGYKVYNQEGGQLPPDEANEVIEYVNGVKDELAVTAGDIENLKVKGLLTVIGDTIDRAYQEQLETISMNPDIIKEMADDLKIVFTPLHGTAYHPVTRGLAHWGFNNVTVVKEQADPDPEFSTVDLPNPEEHQAFKYAITEGQTINADVLLATDPDADRVGVAVKNNQSEYTVLTGNQTGAVLLHYVLTQKQSKGALPDNGIVLKTIVTSEIGRDIAASFNIPTVDTLTGFKFIGEKIGQYEKDQSHQFLFGYEESYGYLIGDFVRDKDAVQACLMAAEAAAFYKQQGMTLYDALMEIYEQYGYYQEGLESLTLKGKEGSERIGNILSEFRSEPPKVVAGQTVEVIEDYQSSKRQLISSGTVETIDLPKSNVLKYKLTDGSWFCLRPSGTEPKIKFYFGVKGSNLQIAQDHLQVVKGSVMASVDAILKR
- a CDS encoding methyltransferase domain-containing protein gives rise to the protein MLLEYTGERVIPDQMKPTNGLYLEHIARYYFSNPYAHGRVLDFACGSGYGTQFIAKTRRREVSEIIGVDISEEAIHYAKGRYNHPLASYQIANVLDPDLPQKLGTFDTLLSFETIEHVPDEQQFIKQVWHLLKPGGTLVLSTPFGQGKHKPSSEPFHYFQLTPDEFEALFKDFDDVEIYHQRGVTIEPPRKGVRYFLGVAVCRKPCS
- the lepB gene encoding signal peptidase I; this encodes MTRKKSKSEAVEWFKALGLAVIIAIVIKSFFFTNYIVEGKSMMPTLKDGNRLIVNKIDYDISQPDRFDVVIFHHNDKEDYVKRVIGLPGDTIRYENDVLYVNGKAVKEPYLKPYKEQIKSGHLTEDFNLKDYTDHKKVPKGKLFVLGDNRRVSSDSRVFGFVDMDQVVGKVNLRYWPIRQFEFMH
- the yhbH gene encoding sporulation protein YhbH; the encoded protein is MLGNYLISEENWDLHRKGFDDQQRHADKVKEAVKQNLPDLISEENIVYSNGKNLTRLPIRSLDEYKIRYNHEKTKQVGQGDGESEVGDVLGRIPQNQKSSGKDKAGQAGEKPGVDYYEADVSMMEIEDMFFKELALPNLKKKQQDQVVVQDIEFSDIRRKGLMGNIDKRRTILSAVKRNAMKGQATIQPITDDDLRFKTWEEHQAPESKAVVMALMDTSGSMGIWEKYIARSFFFWMTRFLRTKYETVEIAFIAHHTEAKVVAEEEFFAKGESGGTICSSAYRKALELIEDRYSPAVYNIYPFHFSDGDNLTSDNSKCVQLVRELMDVAEFFGYGEINPYNRKSALMQAFQNIQDETFQHYVLKQKSDVYHAMKYFFAKQPSVHQ